A genomic stretch from Mycobacterium cookii includes:
- a CDS encoding SURF1 family cytochrome oxidase biogenesis protein, producing the protein MRRLAFLLRPGWIALAVVVVAFTYLCFTVLAPWQLGKNTKTSRENDQIQQSLTTAPVPLTTLLPQQDSSARDAQWRRVTATGHYLPDKQLVVRLRVADGEQAMEVLIPFAVDGGPTVLVDRGYVRPLPGSRVPPLPPPPRGPVRITARLRDSEAPVTDKESFVSDGVRQVYSIDVQRIAQLTGVPLTGSYLQLVDDQPGGLGVIALPHLDAGPFLSYGIQWITFGVVAPILLGYFVYSEVKARRAEQAQSAPPVDKPATVEDKLTDRYGRRR; encoded by the coding sequence ATGCGCCGCCTGGCCTTCCTGCTGCGGCCGGGCTGGATCGCACTGGCCGTGGTGGTGGTCGCCTTCACCTACCTGTGCTTCACCGTGCTGGCACCGTGGCAACTGGGCAAGAACACCAAGACGTCGCGGGAGAACGACCAGATCCAGCAATCGCTGACCACCGCGCCGGTCCCGCTCACAACGCTGTTGCCGCAGCAGGATTCGTCGGCCCGCGATGCACAGTGGCGACGGGTGACGGCGACCGGGCACTACCTACCGGACAAACAACTGGTGGTCCGGCTGCGCGTCGCCGATGGGGAGCAGGCGATGGAGGTGCTGATTCCCTTCGCCGTCGACGGCGGCCCGACCGTCCTTGTCGATCGCGGCTATGTGCGGCCGCTGCCGGGATCGCGGGTACCGCCGCTGCCCCCGCCGCCTCGGGGGCCGGTGAGGATCACGGCCCGTCTGCGTGATTCCGAGGCCCCGGTGACGGACAAGGAGTCGTTCGTCAGTGACGGTGTGCGACAGGTGTATTCGATCGACGTGCAGCGCATCGCGCAGCTGACCGGTGTGCCGTTGACCGGATCGTATCTGCAGTTGGTCGACGATCAGCCGGGTGGGCTGGGCGTGATCGCTCTGCCCCATCTGGACGCCGGGCCGTTTCTGTCCTACGGCATTCAGTGGATCACTTTCGGCGTCGTCGCCCCGATCCTGCTGGGTTACTTCGTGTATTCCGAGGTAAAGGCCCGCCGGGCCGAGCAGGCCCAGTCGGCGCCGCCCGTCGACAAGCCGGCGACCGTCGAGGACAAGCTCACCGACCGGTACGGACGCCGGCGCTGA
- a CDS encoding cobalamin biosynthesis protein — MFDATRLSGVLIGYLADLVLADPRAAHPVAGFGTVATTAERLSYRDSRVAGALHVAVLVGAVTLAGVTLERGARRRGPAWSIAATAAATWVVLGGTSLARTGSAMSDRLRGDDLEGARDLLPSLCGRDPAHLDAAGLTRAAAESVAENTSDAQVAPLLWACVGGVPGALGYRAINTLDAMVGHRSPRYARFGWAAARLDDAANYLPARLTAVLTAVCAPVVGGSPADAIAAWRRDARRHPSPNAGVVEAAFAGALGVRLGGPTQYHHELQIRPVLGDGAIPTVTDLLRAVRLSRAVQAAAVLLCVSAGVRTGR; from the coding sequence GTGTTTGACGCCACGCGGCTCAGCGGTGTGCTGATCGGCTACCTGGCCGACCTGGTGCTGGCCGACCCGCGGGCAGCTCACCCGGTGGCGGGATTCGGGACTGTGGCAACGACAGCCGAGCGGCTGAGCTATCGCGACAGCCGGGTCGCCGGCGCGCTGCACGTGGCCGTGTTGGTCGGCGCCGTGACTCTGGCCGGTGTCACGCTGGAGCGGGGCGCACGGCGGCGCGGCCCGGCTTGGTCGATCGCCGCGACCGCGGCCGCCACCTGGGTCGTGCTGGGCGGAACCTCGCTGGCGCGCACCGGGTCGGCGATGAGCGATCGGCTGCGTGGTGACGACCTCGAGGGTGCCCGAGACCTGTTGCCGTCGCTGTGCGGGCGGGACCCGGCGCATCTCGACGCAGCAGGATTGACCCGCGCGGCGGCCGAATCGGTCGCCGAGAACACCTCCGACGCGCAGGTGGCGCCGCTGTTGTGGGCATGCGTTGGCGGGGTGCCCGGCGCACTCGGGTACCGCGCGATCAACACGCTGGACGCGATGGTCGGTCACCGTTCGCCGCGCTACGCCCGATTCGGTTGGGCCGCAGCCCGGTTGGACGACGCGGCCAATTACCTTCCCGCGCGGCTGACCGCGGTGCTGACCGCGGTGTGTGCGCCGGTGGTCGGCGGATCACCGGCGGACGCGATCGCGGCCTGGCGGCGGGATGCTCGACGTCATCCCAGCCCGAACGCCGGCGTGGTAGAGGCCGCGTTCGCCGGGGCGCTGGGCGTGCGGTTGGGCGGACCGACCCAGTATCACCACGAATTGCAGATCCGGCCGGTGCTCGGCGACGGAGCAATCCCAACAGTGACGGATCTGCTTCGCGCGGTGCGGCTCTCGCGGGCCGTGCAGGCGGCGGCGGTCTTGCTCTGCGTCAGCGCCGGCGTCCGTACCGGTCGGTGA
- a CDS encoding oxygenase MpaB family protein, translating into MTRRVTRVADLLNPAAVLLPAANVIMQLSLPGVGYGVLESPVDSGNVYKHPFKRARTTGTYLAVATIGTESDRELIRAAVDTAHRQVRSTSSSPVSYNAFDPALQLWVAACLYRYFVDQHEFLYGPLDEESADAVYQDAKRLGTTLQVREAMWPTDRVAFDDYWKRSLDGLRIDPAVRDHLHGVAAMKFLPRPLHALAGPFNLFATTGFLPPEFRSMMRLGWSESQQRRFGWLLAALRLADRLIPRNAWILGYRLYLWDMRFRASRGWRIV; encoded by the coding sequence ATGACGCGACGTGTCACCCGAGTCGCTGACCTGCTGAATCCCGCTGCCGTGCTGTTGCCCGCCGCGAATGTGATCATGCAGTTATCGCTGCCCGGCGTCGGCTACGGAGTGCTGGAAAGCCCGGTCGACAGCGGCAACGTCTACAAGCATCCGTTCAAGCGGGCGCGTACCACCGGCACCTATCTGGCCGTCGCGACCATCGGTACCGAATCCGACCGTGAGCTCATCCGCGCCGCCGTCGACACCGCGCACCGGCAAGTGCGCTCGACGTCGTCGAGTCCGGTGTCCTACAACGCGTTCGACCCTGCGCTGCAGCTCTGGGTGGCCGCCTGCTTGTACCGCTATTTCGTCGACCAGCATGAGTTCCTGTACGGCCCTCTCGACGAGGAGTCCGCGGACGCGGTATATCAGGACGCGAAACGGCTGGGTACCACGCTCCAAGTGCGGGAAGCGATGTGGCCGACGGACCGGGTCGCCTTCGACGATTACTGGAAACGGTCGCTGGACGGCCTGCGGATTGACCCTGCGGTGCGCGACCACCTGCACGGAGTCGCGGCAATGAAGTTCCTGCCCAGACCACTGCACGCGCTGGCGGGGCCGTTCAACCTGTTCGCGACGACGGGCTTTCTGCCCCCGGAATTCCGCTCGATGATGCGGTTGGGGTGGTCAGAATCCCAGCAGCGACGTTTCGGCTGGTTGCTGGCCGCTTTGCGGTTGGCCGACCGCCTGATTCCTCGCAATGCGTGGATTTTGGGTTATCGGCTTTACCTGTGGGACATGCGGTTCCGCGCCAGCCGGGGCTGGCGGATCGTGTAG
- a CDS encoding VOC family protein: protein MAFPGLNHVAVTVRDMAVSGPWYRRLFDADPAVDEHTAAGFRHLVWVLGGGTLFGIHQHELPAPDERFSEFRVGLDHVGFGCATRGELETWMTRLNKLGIQHGGIVDAPYGSGLSFRDPDGIALELFALPG from the coding sequence ATGGCTTTCCCAGGACTTAACCACGTCGCGGTCACCGTGCGAGACATGGCGGTCAGCGGCCCCTGGTACCGCCGGTTGTTCGACGCGGATCCGGCGGTCGACGAGCACACCGCCGCGGGTTTTCGCCACCTGGTGTGGGTCCTCGGCGGCGGCACTCTGTTCGGAATTCACCAGCACGAGCTGCCGGCGCCCGACGAGCGCTTCAGTGAGTTCCGGGTCGGTCTGGACCACGTCGGCTTCGGCTGCGCCACCCGCGGGGAGTTGGAGACGTGGATGACCCGGCTCAACAAGCTCGGCATTCAGCACGGCGGAATCGTCGACGCGCCCTACGGATCGGGCCTGAGTTTTCGCGACCCCGACGGCATCGCTCTCGAACTGTTCGCTCTGCCCGGCTGA
- a CDS encoding cutinase family protein, protein MSARHIARVLVAVVLTTLVAPFAPASAAPCPHVEVTFARATGEAPGVGVVGQQFIDALRSQVGGRSVAVYPVNYAASEDLAPSANAGAVDANAHVESMAASCPNTKLVLGGYSQGAAVIDLITIAQAPVSGFVPVSLPRDVADHVAALALFGNPTSRYLGAPVSTLSPWYGAKAIDLCAAGDPVCTPGALFTVPTPAELSSPEHLSYPHSGMPSEAATFVASQL, encoded by the coding sequence GTGAGCGCCCGCCACATTGCTCGTGTCCTCGTTGCCGTGGTGCTGACCACCCTGGTAGCGCCGTTTGCTCCCGCGTCCGCGGCGCCCTGCCCCCACGTCGAGGTGACGTTCGCCCGCGCGACCGGCGAGGCGCCAGGTGTCGGCGTGGTGGGACAGCAATTCATCGATGCGCTGCGCTCGCAGGTCGGGGGTCGGTCCGTCGCGGTCTATCCGGTCAATTACGCCGCGTCGGAGGATCTCGCCCCGTCGGCCAACGCCGGCGCCGTGGATGCGAACGCCCACGTCGAGTCGATGGCGGCGAGTTGTCCGAACACCAAGCTGGTGCTGGGTGGCTACTCCCAAGGCGCAGCCGTGATCGACCTGATCACCATCGCCCAGGCTCCGGTCTCGGGCTTCGTTCCCGTGTCGCTACCTCGAGACGTCGCCGATCACGTCGCCGCGCTGGCCCTCTTCGGCAATCCGACCAGCAGATACCTGGGCGCGCCGGTGAGTACGCTGAGTCCCTGGTACGGCGCGAAGGCCATCGATCTGTGCGCGGCCGGCGACCCGGTCTGCACCCCCGGCGCCTTGTTCACCGTTCCGACGCCGGCCGAGCTGTCCTCCCCCGAGCACCTGTCCTATCCGCATTCCGGAATGCCCTCTGAGGCAGCAACTTTCGTCGCAAGCCAGCTGTAG
- a CDS encoding synaptic vesicle VAT-1 family membrane protein, which produces MRAVVITKHGPPSVLKVQDRPDPPPPAAGQVRIAVRAAGVNFADHLARVGLYPDAPKVPSVVGYEVAGTVEAVGDGVDPARVGQRVLAGTRFGGYAEIVNAGANDTVALPDSMSFEQGAAIPVNYATAWAALHGYGSLQPGERVLVHAAAGGVGIAAVQLAKAAGAVVHGTASPGKHKQLAALGVDRAIDYRRGGWWKSLSPYDIVLDALGGTSLRRSMDLLRPGGRLVAYGFSAMQQGEKRSLRRAAPQVLAMLRGFNLIKQMEDSKTVIGLNMLRLWDDRGTLEPWIGPLSTALSDGTAAPVVHAAVPFDDAPEAHRILAARENVGKVVLVP; this is translated from the coding sequence ATGCGCGCAGTCGTCATCACCAAACACGGTCCACCGTCGGTGCTCAAGGTGCAGGATCGGCCCGATCCTCCACCGCCCGCGGCCGGCCAGGTGCGGATTGCAGTCCGTGCGGCCGGAGTCAACTTCGCTGATCATCTCGCGCGGGTCGGGCTCTATCCCGACGCCCCCAAGGTGCCCAGCGTGGTTGGCTACGAGGTCGCCGGGACCGTCGAGGCCGTCGGTGACGGCGTCGATCCCGCGCGGGTGGGACAGCGGGTGCTGGCCGGAACCCGTTTCGGCGGCTACGCCGAGATCGTCAACGCCGGCGCGAACGACACTGTCGCGCTTCCGGACTCGATGAGCTTCGAGCAGGGCGCCGCGATCCCGGTCAACTACGCGACGGCGTGGGCGGCGCTGCACGGCTACGGCTCACTGCAGCCGGGCGAGCGCGTGCTGGTGCATGCCGCTGCCGGCGGCGTCGGCATCGCGGCCGTGCAGCTGGCCAAGGCTGCGGGCGCGGTCGTGCACGGCACCGCGTCGCCGGGCAAACACAAACAGCTCGCCGCGCTCGGCGTCGACCGAGCCATCGACTACCGCCGCGGCGGATGGTGGAAGAGCCTGAGCCCCTACGACATTGTGCTCGACGCCCTCGGCGGCACATCGCTTCGGCGGTCGATGGACTTGCTGCGACCGGGCGGACGGCTTGTCGCCTATGGCTTCTCGGCGATGCAGCAGGGCGAGAAGCGGTCGCTGCGGCGCGCGGCGCCGCAGGTGCTGGCGATGCTGCGTGGGTTCAACCTGATCAAGCAGATGGAGGACTCGAAGACCGTCATCGGCCTGAACATGCTGCGGCTGTGGGACGACCGCGGCACCCTAGAGCCCTGGATCGGACCGCTGTCGACGGCATTGTCGGACGGCACGGCGGCGCCGGTCGTGCACGCGGCGGTGCCGTTCGACGATGCGCCCGAAGCGCATCGCATCCTGGCTGCGCGGGAGAACGTCGGCAAGGTCGTGCTGGTTCCCTGA
- a CDS encoding pyridoxamine 5'-phosphate oxidase family protein → MDRDEAMRLLSSVDYGRIVFDLQALPAIRPVNHLVDAGTVIVRTRLTSAIGSAVSSGDGLVVAYEADDLDPLTQTGWSVVVTGRAHTVFDPESVARYERLLHPWVNHPDSVVAIAPTMVTGIRIVAARE, encoded by the coding sequence ATGGACCGCGATGAGGCGATGCGGTTGCTGAGCAGTGTCGACTACGGGCGAATTGTCTTTGACCTACAAGCACTTCCGGCGATCCGCCCGGTGAATCATTTGGTGGACGCGGGCACAGTCATCGTGCGCACTCGACTCACCTCCGCAATCGGGTCCGCCGTGAGCTCCGGGGACGGACTCGTCGTCGCCTACGAAGCCGACGATCTCGACCCCCTGACCCAGACCGGGTGGAGTGTTGTCGTCACCGGCCGGGCACACACTGTCTTCGATCCTGAGTCCGTAGCGCGATACGAACGACTCCTTCACCCGTGGGTCAATCACCCTGACTCGGTCGTCGCAATCGCGCCCACCATGGTCACCGGCATCCGCATCGTCGCCGCACGGGAGTAA
- a CDS encoding DUF6065 family protein, translated as MTEESSARARPLIAFITGADAPQIEPAPISRTWMSTMSETRMGWPNRCLPMLMANQSGWELRNPCAFTATWFGPDNDVDVLITPDNRDPDQFLPLSHFGNGILTWRLPLLFRTPPGYNLLVRGPANYPKDAACPLEGVVETDWASASFSMSWKLTRKLMPVRFEVDEPICMIVPQRRAELEEFAPEFRHIESDQDLQRKHEVFLRSRDAAKQIEQVARVAAGEQVEWQGHYTRGEHADGEAGIAEHQTRRHLHSFGWPQSDKPSPDQSLVGADGIELPAAGA; from the coding sequence ATGACGGAAGAGTCCAGCGCGCGCGCCCGTCCACTGATCGCGTTCATCACCGGTGCTGACGCGCCGCAGATCGAACCGGCTCCGATTAGCCGGACGTGGATGTCAACGATGTCGGAGACGCGCATGGGTTGGCCTAACCGATGCCTGCCGATGCTGATGGCTAACCAAAGCGGCTGGGAGTTGCGAAATCCGTGCGCGTTCACCGCCACGTGGTTCGGTCCGGACAACGACGTGGACGTGCTGATCACACCTGACAATCGCGACCCCGATCAGTTCCTGCCGCTGAGCCACTTCGGTAACGGCATCCTGACGTGGAGGCTGCCGCTCCTGTTTCGCACCCCGCCCGGCTACAACTTGTTGGTCCGCGGACCGGCGAATTATCCGAAGGACGCCGCGTGCCCGTTGGAAGGCGTCGTCGAAACCGACTGGGCAAGTGCGAGTTTCAGCATGAGCTGGAAACTCACTCGCAAACTGATGCCGGTGCGATTCGAAGTCGACGAGCCGATCTGCATGATCGTTCCGCAGCGCCGAGCCGAGCTTGAAGAGTTCGCCCCGGAATTCAGGCACATCGAGTCCGATCAAGATCTGCAACGAAAGCATGAGGTCTTTCTGCGCTCACGTGACGCGGCAAAACAGATCGAGCAGGTGGCGAGGGTCGCCGCCGGAGAGCAAGTCGAGTGGCAAGGCCATTACACGCGCGGCGAACACGCCGACGGCGAGGCCGGAATCGCGGAGCATCAGACTCGGCGTCATCTACATTCATTTGGTTGGCCACAAAGCGACAAGCCGAGCCCCGACCAGTCACTGGTGGGCGCGGACGGTATCGAACTGCCGGCCGCTGGTGCGTAA
- a CDS encoding peroxiredoxin: MLAVGVSAPDFTLVDQNRQPVTLSDFRGAKDVLLVFFPLAFTGICQGELDQIRDHLPDFENDDRAVLAISVGPAPTHKVWATDSGFLFPVLSDFWPHGVVSQAYGVFNEDAGIANRGTFLVDRSGVIRFAEMKQPGEARDQRLWTDALAAL; this comes from the coding sequence ATGTTGGCGGTCGGCGTAAGCGCACCGGACTTCACGCTGGTCGACCAGAACCGCCAGCCGGTCACGCTCAGCGACTTTCGTGGCGCCAAAGACGTTCTGCTGGTGTTCTTTCCGCTCGCTTTCACCGGCATCTGCCAAGGCGAGCTCGACCAGATACGTGACCACCTGCCCGACTTCGAGAACGACGACAGGGCGGTGCTGGCCATCTCGGTGGGCCCGGCGCCCACCCACAAGGTGTGGGCCACCGACAGCGGTTTCCTGTTCCCGGTGCTCTCGGATTTCTGGCCGCACGGGGTGGTGAGTCAGGCCTACGGCGTCTTCAATGAGGACGCCGGTATCGCCAATCGCGGCACGTTCCTGGTCGACCGTTCGGGCGTCATCCGATTCGCCGAGATGAAGCAGCCCGGCGAGGCCCGCGACCAGCGGCTCTGGACCGACGCGCTGGCGGCGCTGTAG
- a CDS encoding DUF3052 domain-containing protein — translation MVAADDAPSYARKLGIQRGQVVQEWGWDEDTNDEIRADVEDACGGELLDEDTDEVIDVVLLWWRDGDGDLVDTLMDAIAPLADDGVIWVLTPKTGRPGHVQPAEIAESAPTAGLMPTSSVNLDEWSASRLVQPKSRAGRR, via the coding sequence GTGGTCGCGGCGGATGACGCCCCGAGTTATGCCCGCAAATTGGGCATCCAAAGAGGGCAGGTTGTCCAAGAGTGGGGTTGGGACGAGGACACCAACGACGAGATCCGCGCCGACGTGGAGGATGCGTGCGGCGGCGAGTTGCTCGACGAAGACACCGATGAGGTCATCGATGTCGTGCTGCTCTGGTGGCGCGACGGCGACGGCGACTTGGTGGACACCTTGATGGATGCGATCGCGCCGTTGGCCGACGACGGCGTCATCTGGGTGCTGACACCCAAGACGGGACGGCCGGGCCACGTTCAGCCCGCCGAGATCGCCGAGTCGGCGCCGACTGCCGGGCTGATGCCGACCTCGTCGGTCAACCTCGACGAGTGGAGCGCGAGCCGTCTGGTTCAGCCGAAATCGCGGGCCGGGCGCCGCTGA
- the aceE gene encoding pyruvate dehydrogenase (acetyl-transferring), homodimeric type — translation MTTEFVRHDLAKNPTGASEPDRVRVIREGVASYLPDIDPEETAEWLESFDEMLERSGPSRARYVMLRLLERAGEQRVALPSLTSTDYVNTIPTELEPWFPGDEDVERRYRAWIRWNAAIMVHRAQRPGVGVGGHISTYASSAALYEVGFNHFFRGRSHPGGGDQVFIQGHASPGIYARAFLEGRLSTDQLDGFRQEHSHPGGGLPSYPHPRLMPDFWEFPTVSMGLGPMNAIYQARFNHYLHDRGIKDTSDQHVWAFLGDGEMDEPESRGLTHVAALEGLDNLTFVVNCNLQRLDGPVRGNGKIIQELESFFRGAGWNVIKVVWGREWDALLHADRDGALVNLMNSTPDGDYQTYKANDGAYVRDHFFGRDPRTKALVEPMSDSEIWNLKRGGHDYRKVYAAYRAAVDHHGQPTVILAKTIKGYSLGAHFQGRNATHQMKKLALQDLKDFRDAIRIPISDAQLEQDPYLPPYYHPGPEAPEIRYLLERRHALGGFLPERRTKSKALTLPGRDIYAPLKKGSGHQEVATTMAVVRTFKELLRDKEVGPRIVPIIPDEARTFGMDSWFPSLKIYNRNGQLYTAVDADLMLAYKESEIGQILHEGINEAGSVASFTAAGTSYSTHNEPMIPIYIFYSMFGFQRTGDGLWAAADQMSRGFTLGATAGRTTLTGEGLQHADGHSLLLANTNPAVVAYDPAFAFEIAFIIESGLARMYGSDPENIFFYLTVYNEPYVQPPMPENFDPEGVLRGIYRYRRATESRTNSANILASGVAMPAALRAADMLAAEWDVAADVWSVTSWSELNRDGVAIQKEQLRHPDRPAGEAYVSTALSGARGPFVAVSDWMRAVPEQIRPWVPGRFVTLGTDGFGFSDTRPAARRFFNTDAESQVVAVLEALARDGEIDPSVPVAAARQYRIDDVQAAPAQTSDPGPGA, via the coding sequence TTGACTACCGAGTTCGTCCGCCACGATCTGGCGAAGAATCCAACCGGCGCAAGCGAACCCGACCGCGTGCGGGTGATCCGCGAAGGTGTGGCGTCCTACCTGCCCGACATCGACCCGGAGGAGACCGCCGAGTGGCTGGAGTCCTTCGACGAGATGCTGGAGCGCTCGGGCCCGTCGCGGGCGCGGTATGTGATGTTGCGGCTGTTGGAGCGCGCCGGTGAGCAGCGGGTGGCGCTGCCGTCGCTGACGTCGACCGACTACGTCAACACCATCCCGACCGAGCTGGAACCCTGGTTCCCCGGCGACGAGGACGTCGAACGTCGTTACCGGGCCTGGATCCGATGGAACGCCGCGATCATGGTGCATCGCGCCCAGCGTCCCGGAGTCGGTGTGGGCGGCCACATTTCGACGTACGCATCGTCGGCGGCGCTCTACGAGGTCGGCTTCAACCACTTCTTCCGCGGCAGGTCGCATCCCGGCGGCGGCGATCAGGTGTTCATCCAGGGCCACGCCTCCCCCGGCATCTACGCGCGGGCGTTCCTGGAAGGCCGGCTTTCGACCGACCAGCTCGACGGCTTCCGCCAGGAGCACAGCCATCCCGGCGGTGGGCTGCCGTCCTATCCGCACCCGCGGCTGATGCCCGACTTCTGGGAGTTCCCGACGGTGTCGATGGGCCTGGGCCCGATGAACGCGATCTATCAGGCCCGGTTCAACCACTACCTGCATGACCGCGGCATCAAAGACACCTCCGATCAGCATGTGTGGGCGTTTTTGGGCGACGGCGAGATGGACGAGCCGGAGAGCCGCGGCCTGACGCACGTCGCCGCGCTGGAGGGTCTGGACAATCTGACGTTCGTCGTCAACTGCAACCTGCAGCGCCTCGACGGCCCGGTGCGTGGCAACGGCAAGATCATCCAGGAACTGGAATCGTTCTTCCGCGGGGCGGGCTGGAACGTCATCAAGGTGGTGTGGGGACGCGAGTGGGACGCGCTGCTGCACGCCGACCGCGACGGCGCGCTGGTGAACCTGATGAACAGCACTCCCGACGGCGACTACCAGACCTACAAGGCCAACGACGGCGCGTATGTGCGCGACCACTTCTTCGGTCGCGATCCGCGGACCAAGGCACTCGTCGAGCCGATGAGCGACTCCGAGATCTGGAACCTCAAGCGTGGTGGACACGACTACCGCAAGGTCTACGCGGCCTATCGCGCCGCCGTCGACCATCACGGCCAGCCGACGGTGATTCTGGCCAAGACCATCAAGGGCTATTCGCTGGGCGCGCACTTCCAGGGCCGCAACGCCACGCACCAGATGAAAAAGCTTGCGCTGCAGGACCTCAAAGACTTCCGCGACGCAATCCGGATCCCGATCAGTGATGCCCAACTCGAGCAGGATCCCTACCTGCCGCCGTACTACCACCCCGGTCCGGAGGCCCCGGAGATCCGCTATCTGTTGGAGCGGCGCCACGCGCTGGGCGGCTTCCTACCGGAACGGCGCACCAAGTCCAAGGCACTCACCCTGCCGGGACGCGACATCTATGCGCCGCTGAAAAAGGGGTCCGGGCACCAGGAAGTGGCCACCACCATGGCGGTGGTGCGGACGTTCAAGGAACTCCTTCGCGACAAGGAAGTTGGGCCGCGCATCGTCCCGATCATTCCGGACGAGGCGCGTACGTTCGGGATGGACTCGTGGTTCCCGTCGCTGAAGATCTACAACCGAAACGGCCAGCTCTACACCGCCGTCGACGCCGATCTCATGCTGGCCTACAAGGAAAGCGAAATCGGCCAGATCCTGCACGAGGGGATCAACGAAGCGGGATCGGTCGCGTCGTTCACCGCGGCCGGCACGTCGTATTCGACGCACAACGAGCCGATGATCCCGATCTACATCTTCTATTCGATGTTCGGCTTCCAGCGCACCGGCGACGGACTGTGGGCCGCCGCCGACCAGATGTCGCGGGGCTTTACGCTCGGCGCCACCGCGGGGCGCACCACGCTGACCGGTGAGGGCCTGCAGCACGCCGACGGCCACTCGCTGCTGCTGGCGAACACCAATCCCGCTGTGGTGGCCTACGATCCGGCCTTCGCCTTCGAGATCGCCTTCATCATCGAAAGCGGACTGGCCCGGATGTACGGCTCGGACCCGGAGAACATCTTCTTCTATCTGACCGTCTACAACGAGCCCTACGTGCAGCCGCCGATGCCGGAGAATTTCGACCCCGAAGGCGTGCTGCGGGGTATCTACCGCTATCGGCGGGCCACCGAGAGCCGCACCAACTCCGCCAACATCCTGGCGTCCGGGGTCGCGATGCCGGCGGCGTTGCGTGCCGCCGACATGCTGGCCGCCGAGTGGGATGTCGCCGCCGATGTGTGGTCGGTGACGAGTTGGAGTGAGCTCAACCGCGACGGCGTCGCCATCCAGAAGGAACAACTGCGACACCCGGACCGACCGGCGGGCGAGGCTTATGTCAGCACCGCGCTGTCCGGGGCGAGGGGCCCGTTCGTCGCCGTGTCGGACTGGATGCGCGCGGTGCCGGAGCAGATCCGGCCGTGGGTGCCGGGGCGATTCGTCACGCTGGGCACCGACGGGTTCGGCTTCTCCGACACCCGGCCCGCCGCCCGTCGCTTCTTCAACACCGACGCCGAATCCCAGGTCGTCGCCGTGCTGGAGGCGCTGGCCCGCGACGGCGAGATCGACCCGTCCGTGCCGGTCGCGGCCGCGCGCCAGTACCGCATCGACGACGTCCAGGCCGCGCCCGCGCAAACCTCCGACCCCGGACCGGGCGCCTGA